The Chitinophagales bacterium genomic sequence GCCGGAATAGCCACCTTTTTCGTTGAATTTTTCTTTTACATGCGTGGCTGCATATTCACCGATAAAGGGATCTGCTTTTACGATGAACAGGCTTGAAGGGTCTATCAGTGTTATCAAAGGAATGTAAGTTGTGGTTTGTTTACCGCTCCACATACTGCTCTTTTTAGACAGGTAGGTGAGCGTAAACAGTTGCAGCATTCCCGAACCGGGGTTGTATTGCAACATTCCTTTGGTGTCCATAAAGTCGTCCGAGAATTCTATTTTTTTATAGGTGAAACTACCTGTGGACTGATCTAAGCGTGATATAAGTATCCTGGAGTCTTTGCCGCCTGAATTTTTTGTATTGAACCCGTACGCACAAATGAATACACTTTTATCATTTACATAAGACGCAATATAATTTACATACTTGAAGCCCTGGGCATCGTAAAAGGCTTTCGCCAGTACTTTGTGTTTGCCACCTTCAACACCATAATACATCACTTCGATCCTTTCGTCGCTTTCGGGGGAGATGGAGTTGAAATTGATTACAGCATAATTATCGGATACAGGACTTTTTTCGACGTGGAAAGCCGGCTCTTCGACACCGCCATACACCATAGCAAACGCCATGCCTGCATGGAACTTTTCCAATGTGCTTATTTGTTCTTCGCTTACCAGCGCACCTGTTTGGGGATTAAATACTAACCTGAATAATTTTGGTGTTCGTTTCAATACCTGCTGTATGAACAGAACAGGTGCACCACCTATCTCGTAAAGCCCGGCTATTTTTGTTAATTTGAATTCTTTAGGCTCCCAGTTATCGCCTTGTATATTCTTCTGGCCGATCAGCTTACGGCTCTTGTCATATACAGATACGTCAATACCGTCTTTGCCGGTATAGTTAAAGAAAAATGTATTCCCGCTGGATAACTGCAAGACTTTTCTCCAGCCATCTTCGGGCTCATCAAAAGGTTCGCTGTATTCTACTTTGTTGGTTTGTGCTACTGATACCTGTACACACAACAAGAATGTAAGGGCAGCGAATAATAGGTGCTTCATAAATATATATTTGTACGCAATATAGTGCTCAACTACCTTTCTGAAAAAAACAAAGCTATTTTTTTACGAAACGGTCGTCTGTAAGCGAATGCAGATATGCTTCCAGGTCCTGCTTTTCTGTTTCGGTCAGGTTGAGGGGTTGCAGTAGCAGGCTATCCCTTCCGATAGCATCAGGAATAAATTTCTGAGGCTGGTCGTAATATTCAATTACTTCTCTCAATGTTTTTATGCTACCATCGTGCATATATGGAGCCGTAATGGCTACGTTCCTCAGACCAGGCACTTTGAATTTGCCTATATCAGCCTTATTATGCGTGTGATAATACCTGCCTGAATCGTTATATTCTTTACCATTGAATAGCCCGATACTACGAAACTCATCTGCCGTGAAATCGGGTGTAAAGTGGCATTCAAAGCATTTGCCCTTTACTCTGAATATAGCCCTGCCGCGTTCCTGTTGTGCTGTAAGTCCTCCCGGCTCGTCGTTCAGCCAGCGGTCGTTAGGGGTGTCTGCAGTTTCCAGTGTTTCTTCAAAGGCTGCAATAGCTTCACCAAGGTTGTCTTTATCAGGCACCTTGCCAAAAACTTCCAGGAATAATTGCCTGTATTTACTGTTGTTCAGCCTTACAATAGCTTCCTCAACAGGCAGGTTCATCTCTACAGGATTGGCTATGGGGCCAAGTGCTTGTTCGCCGAGGGTAGCGGCCCGTCCATCCCAGAACAGGGCATCTCTTGCTGCCACATTCATGGCCGATGGTGTGTTGCGGGATCCTATCCTCCCATGTACACCGGTGCTGAAGGCAGTAGTGTCTGCAAAGGCAAATTCTGGTTTATGGCAAGAAGCGCAACTAATGCTGTTGTCTTCTGATAAAATGGTATCGAAGAACAGCATTTCTCCCAATTGTTCTTTGGTCAGTTTTTGCTGCTTGTCTTTTTCTTTAAAAGAAAGTAGTGCCAGTATGCTTATTCCTGAAAGGAGAAAAATGATAAAACCATGTTTCACGTTGTAAAATTACAATATCCAGCTGACGTATTACCTGATATTTGTCACTTATTCAAAAGTCACCCATGAGATATAGGCCTTTTTGTCTTTTTTTACGCGTTTAACCATCATACTTGCATAAGTATTAGTTTCGTCTCTGAAGTGAGATGATTCAATCTTGCAAAATGAAAAGTAATCATCATTGGTAGGCCTGCCGAAAAGATAGTTGGTTTCGGCTCTGCCATTACTCAGCTTCTCAAAGACAGCTACGCTTTCACTTACATTTTTTATTGTACGTAAGTCATTGAACTTTTCAATAGGCTTGCCGAAGTTCTTGTGATTTTCTTTGCTGTCATTAAATATCACATAAGTATTGTTGGTAGATGTATTGATATAGTTGTATGAGTAGAATGATCGACTGTCTATCTGCATTTTCTGAATGTCATATCTCCATATGCTTTTTCTCCTGGCAGACATGTATAATATAGGCATGCTCGGACCTATAGCAAACTGGTTTTTAAGTAAAGAATAGACTTGTTCTTCTTTACCTGTATTGTCCATTTGTACTATGCCAATAAGCCCAAGATGACTTTCAGGTGGCGCGTGAGAGTTTATGATCTCTAGTTTTTCCTCAAATAATATGCTGGAAGTGTTGTCATGATTCAATACAAGATCCACAGACATTCCTGCAAACTCCTTTTTATCTTTAATTGTAGTCTTAACATGTGCATTTAGTTCACTTATCGCACTTGAAGTTGTTTTTATTATTTGCAAAGATTCCGGGTCAATATAACTTAATAGTGAGTTGTAATAAGTTACGAATCCTTTAGATTTTTCTAAAGTTATGGTAAGTAGTTGAATGATATTAGTATTGGGATTATATATCATTTCCCCGACCGTTTCTTTAAAATCATCCGTAAATTCAATATTCAGGTGAGTGAATTTTGTATCTCCTTTACTGAGACGCGAAATTATGACACGAGAATCTTTACCACCCTTTGATGCAGTGTTATAGCCATATGCAGCCATATGCACACTCTTGTCGCCATTCACACACATGCCTATAAAAGTGGTGTATTTGTATCCCTGGGCGTCGTAAAACACACGGTTTACTTCTTTGTGTTCGCCATTAACGATGTTATAGTGTACTACTTCAATACGTTTATCGGTTTCATGAGCAAATGAGTTGTAATGAGCAACTGCATATGCATCAGAATATGGGTCCTTTTCAACAATAAAATCTTCTTCATCAACACCAAAAGCTAACGCATAACCTGCAAGCATTTTGTATTTAGGTAAGCGCCCGATCTCTGTTTGGTGTGCTATTGATCCATTATCAGGGTTTAGCTGAATACGGTATAGTACAGGTTCTCTGTCGTTAAGCTGATTAAGAAAGATAACAGGTTCTCCATTTATCTCATATATACCTTCTACAGTTGTTTTTTTCATGTTCTTAGGGTCCCACAAGTTGCTGCTCAGCATTCTTTTGGATGCTTGTTTCCTATCCTGCTTGTATACTGTCACGGATATTCCTTCACTATTGACAACAATAAAAAATGTATTGCCATTAGATATTTGTAAAACCTTACATAAACCTTTTTGAGGCTCGTCAAAGGGTGCACTATATTCAATCTTTTTTACCTGGGAAAATGCAGTGAAAGATATGATCACTGTCATGAGGGTTAAAACAAGGTTTTTCATTCAGAATAATTTAGACCGTAATTATAATAAACCTACTTCAATTTTTATTGGCCTATGACCATAATCATAATATTTCATCATTCATTTAATAACTTTGCGCCGTCATTGACTAATAATATTGTTTATATATAATAATGTACTATGGAATTTCGTATTGAGAAAGACACAATGGGCGAGGTGAAAGTGCCTGTTTCTGCCTATTATGGTGCACAGACACAACGTTCAATTGAGAACTTCAAAATAGCCCAGGACATCAACAAGATGCCTAAAGAGATCATTAAGGCTTTTGCTTACCTGAAAAAAGCTGCAGCACTAACGAATACAGATTGCGGTGTATTACCGGCTGAGAAGTCGAAACTGATAGGCCAGGTTTGTGATGAGATACTGGACGGTAAACTGGATAATGAATTCCCGTTGGTGGTTTGGCAAACAGGTTCAGGCACACAATCAAACATGAACAGTAACGAGGTAATAGCTTACCGGGCTCATGTGTTGAATGGCGGCCAGTTGACAGATAAAGAAAAATTCATTCACCCGAACGACGATGTGAATAAGTCACAGTCTTCAAATGATACCTTTCCTACAGCTATGCATATAGCTGCTTATAAGATACTGGTTGAAAACACGATCCCCGGTATTAAGCAACTGCGCGATACGCTGGCTGCAAAGTCAAAAGAATACATGCATATCGTTAAGATAGGCCGTACGCACTTTATGGATGCCACACCGCTGACCCTGGGACAGGAACTGAGCGGGTATGTTTCTCAATTGGATCATGGTATGAAGGCTATCAATAATTCACTGGAGCACCTGGGTGAGCTGGCATTGGGCGGAACGGCAGTTGGTACCGGTATCAACACGCCTGAAGGATATGCCGAAAAAGTTGCTGCTAAGATCGCAGAACTGACAGGCCTGCCTTTTGTAACGGCTGAGAATAAGTTTGAGAGCCTGGCCGCGCACGATGCAATTGTAGAAGCGCATGGTGCGCTGAAAACAGTAGCCGTAAGCCTGATGAAAATTGCTAACGATATACGTATGCTGAGCTCAGGCCCGCGTTGCGGAATAGGGGAGATATCTATTCCTGACAATGAACCGGGGTCTTCTATCATGCCGGGTAAGGTGAACCCTACACAGTGCGAGGCGCTGACCATGATAGCAGCACAAGTGTTGGGTAACGATGTGGCTATCAACGTAGGGGGCGCTACAGGGCATTTTGAATTGAATGTTTTCAAGCCAATGATGATATACAACTTTCTGCACAGCGCAAGGCTGATAGGTGATGGTTGTGTTTCTTTCAATGACAAATGTGCGGTAGGTATTGAGCCGATACAGGCAAATATTGATGCTCACCTGCATAATTCCCTGATGCTGGTTACTTCTCTGAATACAAAGATCGGTTACTATAAAGCTGCGGAAATTGCACAGACAGCGCATAAACAAGGCAAAACGCTGAAACAAACAGCTATTGACCTGGGATATGTTACAGCTGAGCAATTTGATGAGTGGGTGAAGCCTGAAGATATGGTGGGTAAAATAAATTAACTAAATACAATACCGGAAAAACTAATCAGGGCTTCCTATAAGCATAGGGGAGCCCTGATTAGTTATCACATACAATATCAATATTATTTTTTCGTTTGTTAAGTTAGTAGTTAATAAACCTAAAGAATGACCAATAGTCCTATTAGCCCGAGGCAGACAATAGCAATTACTCTGTTGCTTTTTACATTTATGACCTTGTTAGGTCCATATTCAGGTGGACAGTACGATATCAATTTTTGGATAGCATGGGCCAGCCAGATATATGTTAATGGCTTTTCCGAGGTATATGCTGCTCCAGGAAATGATTATATGCCATTTTTCCAGTTTGCACTATATGTGTATACTAAGTTTCAGGGGAGTTTTAAAGCAATCCAGGAAAACATTGGCTACCTGAAGGCGTTCCCGATAGCTTTTGATATGCTAGCCCTGTGGTATGTGTACAAGTACATAGATAAGCGAATTGCATTCATTGTTCTACTTATGTTGAATATGCTCAACCTGGCCTATATCTATAATTCGTTTATATGGGAGCAGTTCGATGGCGTTTTTTCTGCGCTCAATTTCATTGCAGTTTATTATGCGTGGAAAAGAAAGATATTATTAAGTGTTGTGTTTTATGTCATTTCTTTCAATATGAAAGTGCAGGCAATTATTTTGCTGCCTGTTATCGGCTTTTTCTATTTAGATCACCTGGTAGCTGAACGTTCTTTGAAGGCATTATTGCTGCCATTTTTATCTGCTATAGCCATCCAGTTTGTTTTTCTGATCCCGTTTATAAATAGTTCACTTGGTGTTGGCGCTATATGGCATGTTGTTTTCAGTTCGGTTGGCAGGTATCCTATGATCAGCCTGAATGCATGTACTTTCTGGGATCTTATTTTGCCCAGGCCCGAGGTTAACCTGATGCCGGATAACAGAATGGTGGCAGGTGTGACATTTAAGACAATAGGACTTATATTGTTCTTTACCTCATCATTTGCTGCATTATTTCCGCTGTTGAGAATACTTGTATTGAAGTTGAAGAATAAGCCTTCCCCATTGATCGCAAAATCAAAGTTACTGTTGATATGCGGGCTCCTGTATATGTTGTTTTATTTTTTTAATACGCAAATGCATGAGCGGTACGCCCACCCGGCAATGATCTTTTTTATTGCTTATGGATTTTTGGAGCGTAAGTATCTATTGTATATCCTGTTCTCATTGGCATATTTCTTTACGTTAGAACGTATGATGCATTGGTTAAGGCTGAAGAATTACTTTACAACAATATTTAATCCAACCTTTATAGCATATCTGAACCTCGTCATAATTGTTTATGCGTTCTTCTTGTTGTATGGTCGTAAGAAGGGTAGTAGTGTTGAGGAGGAAATAATAAAAGAGGCTGTTACATAATTGTAACAGCCTCTCAGGATTTTATATTACTAATGCTTATTTCCAGATATTCAATCCGAACCTATCAGCATTTTCAGTAGCCTGTTCATAACCTGCATCGTGGTGACGAAGAATACCCATCGCAGGGTCGTTGTATAGAACACGGCTCAGTCGCTCATCAGCATCGGCAGAGCCATCTGCTACTATTACCATACCCGCGTGTAGTGAGTAACCCATACCCACGCCGCCTCCGTGGTGGAAGGATACCCAACTTGCACCGCCAGCTGTATTGATAAGCGCATTAAGAATAGGCCAGTCGGCAACGGCATCACTACCATCTTTCATAGCTTCTGTTTCCCTGTTTGGAGACGCTACAGAGCCACAATCCAGGTGGTCGCGACCGATAACGATAGGAGCTTTCACCTTGCCTTCGCGTACCAGTTTGTTGAATAATAACCCTGCTTTTTCTCTTTCGCCCATACCCAGCCAGCATATACGGCTTGGCAATCCCTGGAATGCGATCTTTTCTTTCGCCATATCCAGCCAACGCAGCAGCCCCGCATTTTCAGGGAACAACTCTTTCAGCGCCTGGTCGGTAGTATAAATATCTTCAGGGTCGCCACTGAGCGCTACCCAGCGGAACGGACCTTTACCATCGCAGAACAGCGGACGTATATATGCCGGAACAAACCCCGGGAAGTCAAATGCATTCTCCACACCACGTTTGTCGTGTGCTTGTCCACGCAGGTTGTTGCCATAATCAAACGTGATAGCGCCACGCTTTTGCAGCTCCAACATCTGGCGGACGTGTTTGGCCATTGTGTCGAGTGAACGGGAGGAGTATTCGCCAGGGTTGCTTTCACGCAAAGTATTAGCTTCTGCAACACTTAATCCTTCAGGGAAATAACCTATCAACTCATCGTGTGCCGATGTCTGGTCTGTGAGTGTATCAGGAGTGATGTTGCGGTCAATTAATCGTTGTAGCAGGTCTACAACATTGCAGCATACACCTATTGATATTGCTTCTTTGTTCTCTTTTGCTTTCAGTGCCCAGTCAATAGCCTCGTCTATATCATGGGAGTATTTATCCAGGTAGCGTGTCTCAATACGTTTTTGTATGCGCCATTCTTCCATTTCGGCAGCCAGGCATACACCTTCGTTCATCGTGATGGCTAGTGGCTGAGCGCCGCCCATACCGCCAAGACCGGCTGTTACATTCAACGTACCCCTCAGTGTGCCGTTATAATGCATATTAGCCAGCGACAGATAGGTCTCGTATGTACCCTGTACTATTCCCTGAGAGCCGATATATATCCAGCTACCAGCAGTCATCTGTCCGTACATCATCAATCCTTTTGCTTCCAACTCGCGGAAATGCTCCCACGTAGCCCAGCGGCCTACAAGGTTACTGTTGGCTATCAACACACGTGGTGCGTTCTTATGAGAACGCAATATGCCCACAGGCTTGCCTGACTGCACCATAAGCGTCTGGTCTTCTTCCAGGTTGCGCAGGCACTCCAGTATCTTATCAAAGCTTTCCCAGTTGCGGGCTGCTTTGCCTATACCGCCATATACTACCAGATCTTCAGGGCGTTCTGCCACTTCGGGGTCCAGGTTGTTCTGTATCATACGGTAGGCTGCTTCTGTTACCCAGTCTTTACAGTTCAAGGTAGTGCCCGTCGGCGATTTGATCACTCTTTTCTGTGTGTGTATATCAGCC encodes the following:
- a CDS encoding cytochrome-c peroxidase, which codes for MLFFDTILSEDNSISCASCHKPEFAFADTTAFSTGVHGRIGSRNTPSAMNVAARDALFWDGRAATLGEQALGPIANPVEMNLPVEEAIVRLNNSKYRQLFLEVFGKVPDKDNLGEAIAAFEETLETADTPNDRWLNDEPGGLTAQQERGRAIFRVKGKCFECHFTPDFTADEFRSIGLFNGKEYNDSGRYYHTHNKADIGKFKVPGLRNVAITAPYMHDGSIKTLREVIEYYDQPQKFIPDAIGRDSLLLQPLNLTETEKQDLEAYLHSLTDDRFVKK
- the fumC gene encoding class II fumarate hydratase; this translates as MEFRIEKDTMGEVKVPVSAYYGAQTQRSIENFKIAQDINKMPKEIIKAFAYLKKAAALTNTDCGVLPAEKSKLIGQVCDEILDGKLDNEFPLVVWQTGSGTQSNMNSNEVIAYRAHVLNGGQLTDKEKFIHPNDDVNKSQSSNDTFPTAMHIAAYKILVENTIPGIKQLRDTLAAKSKEYMHIVKIGRTHFMDATPLTLGQELSGYVSQLDHGMKAINNSLEHLGELALGGTAVGTGINTPEGYAEKVAAKIAELTGLPFVTAENKFESLAAHDAIVEAHGALKTVAVSLMKIANDIRMLSSGPRCGIGEISIPDNEPGSSIMPGKVNPTQCEALTMIAAQVLGNDVAINVGGATGHFELNVFKPMMIYNFLHSARLIGDGCVSFNDKCAVGIEPIQANIDAHLHNSLMLVTSLNTKIGYYKAAEIAQTAHKQGKTLKQTAIDLGYVTAEQFDEWVKPEDMVGKIN
- the hutU gene encoding urocanate hydratase encodes the protein MADIHTQKRVIKSPTGTTLNCKDWVTEAAYRMIQNNLDPEVAERPEDLVVYGGIGKAARNWESFDKILECLRNLEEDQTLMVQSGKPVGILRSHKNAPRVLIANSNLVGRWATWEHFRELEAKGLMMYGQMTAGSWIYIGSQGIVQGTYETYLSLANMHYNGTLRGTLNVTAGLGGMGGAQPLAITMNEGVCLAAEMEEWRIQKRIETRYLDKYSHDIDEAIDWALKAKENKEAISIGVCCNVVDLLQRLIDRNITPDTLTDQTSAHDELIGYFPEGLSVAEANTLRESNPGEYSSRSLDTMAKHVRQMLELQKRGAITFDYGNNLRGQAHDKRGVENAFDFPGFVPAYIRPLFCDGKGPFRWVALSGDPEDIYTTDQALKELFPENAGLLRWLDMAKEKIAFQGLPSRICWLGMGEREKAGLLFNKLVREGKVKAPIVIGRDHLDCGSVASPNRETEAMKDGSDAVADWPILNALINTAGGASWVSFHHGGGVGMGYSLHAGMVIVADGSADADERLSRVLYNDPAMGILRHHDAGYEQATENADRFGLNIWK